In Mariluticola halotolerans, one DNA window encodes the following:
- a CDS encoding Y4yA family PLP-dependent enzyme, with amino-acid sequence MIPAASVFDHCYGIVPLRPRLEEWMFELIADQPRLQTLTEEFGAPLNIQTDAPFRKNIAALRDCVSEFALPFLPMFARKANKCLTYVDAARDMGIGVDTASHAEVQQCLVQGVPGDRIVCTAAVKDRALLTLCAANGVTIILDNHDELALLEEIMRDHGGMVSVGLRVNGFVRDGRVLYSRFGFPLQEIATLAARLETLQTIRLDGLHFHLNGYSAEDRIAAISQTLRVISKIRGSEQDDFFLDIGGGIPMNYLADADQWDNWVGELDAALVGSRDPITQHNDGLGRKSGPNGITGKVDSYPVAQPLVQTDWLRKILDAPDGDRSIAARLREAKLSLRCEPGRALLDGCGITVARVAFCKHDSNGTPVIGVQMNRTQSRSGFDEFALDPLMVPGPRPFGAAVEGYLAGTYCTESEWLTRRKMVFPNGVQAGDLMVFVNTAGYLMHFLESRSHQFPLATNVFLSAEAALPAKVDRIET; translated from the coding sequence GTGATCCCCGCCGCATCAGTCTTTGACCACTGCTATGGTATTGTCCCACTGCGCCCCAGGCTTGAAGAGTGGATGTTTGAGCTGATCGCTGATCAACCCCGTTTGCAGACACTCACCGAGGAATTTGGTGCTCCGCTTAACATCCAGACCGACGCCCCGTTTCGCAAAAATATTGCGGCGCTCCGCGACTGTGTGAGCGAGTTTGCCCTTCCATTTCTGCCAATGTTCGCGCGCAAGGCCAACAAGTGTCTGACCTATGTGGACGCGGCCCGCGACATGGGTATCGGCGTTGATACGGCCAGTCATGCCGAGGTTCAGCAATGTCTGGTGCAGGGTGTTCCCGGCGACAGGATCGTTTGCACCGCGGCGGTCAAGGACCGCGCGCTGTTGACGCTATGCGCCGCCAACGGCGTGACCATTATTCTCGACAACCATGACGAGTTGGCATTGTTGGAAGAGATTATGCGGGACCATGGCGGAATGGTTTCGGTCGGCCTGCGTGTGAACGGGTTTGTGCGGGATGGCAGAGTGCTCTATTCGCGCTTCGGATTTCCATTGCAAGAAATTGCCACGCTTGCAGCACGGCTGGAGACGTTGCAAACAATCAGGCTGGACGGTTTGCATTTTCACCTCAACGGCTATAGCGCCGAAGATCGTATTGCAGCCATTTCTCAGACATTGCGCGTGATCTCCAAAATCAGGGGGAGTGAACAGGACGATTTCTTTCTCGATATCGGCGGCGGTATTCCCATGAATTATCTCGCCGACGCGGACCAATGGGACAACTGGGTTGGTGAGTTGGATGCTGCCTTGGTTGGTTCCCGTGACCCGATTACGCAGCACAATGATGGCCTTGGGCGAAAGTCGGGGCCGAATGGAATAACCGGCAAAGTCGATAGCTATCCAGTTGCGCAGCCTCTGGTTCAAACTGATTGGCTACGCAAGATCCTTGATGCCCCCGATGGGGATCGGTCAATCGCCGCGCGCTTGCGCGAGGCCAAACTATCCTTGCGGTGTGAGCCGGGGCGCGCCCTGCTGGACGGATGCGGCATAACGGTGGCGCGGGTCGCTTTTTGCAAGCACGACAGCAATGGAACACCAGTGATTGGGGTGCAGATGAACCGCACCCAATCGCGTTCCGGCTTTGACGAATTCGCGCTGGACCCTCTCATGGTTCCAGGACCGCGGCCCTTTGGTGCAGCGGTTGAAGGCTATCTGGCCGGCACATATTGTACCGAAAGCGAATGGCTTACCCGCCGCAAGATGGTGTTCCCAAATGGCGTGCAGGCTGGGGACCTCATGGTGTTCGTGAACACGGCAGGCTACCTCATGCATTTTCTGGAAAGCCGTTCACACCAGTTTCCGTTGGCTACCAACGTGTTTTTATCCGCCGAGGCGGCGCTGCCCGCGAAGGTTGATCGCATTGAAACTTGA
- a CDS encoding FAD/NAD(P)-binding protein yields MRKTIAIIGCGPKGFYALDALCQAARDIPSHTFDVHIFEPSPYPGAGPIYDPEQPDILLMNFPAHMIDAWTDGRGPNLLAWLAENGTAVGADDYVPRAVVGRYLGWCFDKVAADVPLNVHLTLHPTEVTGLRPLRGGWMVSPGTIVADEVLVSTGHQDWSRKGETNSAEKISSPFPIDAALTRDKVSPGASVICKGFALTFIDTVLALTEGRGGVFTEKEYGYAYQPCGDEPRVIAPFSRTGRPMRAKVEADHFVPPQDGAFWRAQVADLETFLARQPDATFRDDIWPALLRIADSTLEMTPGTSAAFFADWQGAAFDAERCRYELRMGYAVAVGAMPPDICWALGEAWRRCYPVLVRWISHRELSTRDATRFRNAAAEMERLAFGPPAQNVGKLICLEEAGLVSFEHLSGDMSADITIDATIPPAGGAALSQPLTDLLRNDYVSVGALGGVIVNDRAQALIDDIVTPGLSIIGRATEGSVLGNDTLSRTLHDLPIRWAAHATSVTAVPAHPGLEQTA; encoded by the coding sequence TTGCGCAAGACCATTGCCATCATCGGTTGCGGACCAAAGGGGTTCTATGCTCTGGACGCATTATGTCAGGCCGCGCGGGACATCCCGTCGCATACGTTCGACGTCCACATATTCGAGCCATCTCCTTACCCCGGTGCTGGCCCGATTTACGATCCGGAACAACCAGACATTCTGCTTATGAATTTCCCCGCCCATATGATCGATGCCTGGACCGACGGGCGCGGGCCAAACCTGCTGGCGTGGCTCGCGGAAAATGGCACAGCCGTTGGGGCCGACGACTACGTTCCACGCGCCGTGGTGGGGCGATATCTGGGGTGGTGCTTTGATAAGGTCGCCGCAGATGTGCCGTTGAACGTCCATCTCACGCTGCATCCCACTGAGGTCACTGGGCTGCGCCCGTTGCGGGGTGGGTGGATGGTGTCCCCGGGCACCATCGTTGCCGATGAGGTGCTGGTAAGTACCGGGCATCAGGACTGGTCACGCAAGGGCGAGACCAACAGCGCAGAAAAGATTTCTTCGCCGTTCCCGATCGACGCCGCCTTGACGAGAGACAAGGTCTCGCCCGGCGCATCGGTGATCTGCAAGGGCTTTGCCCTGACTTTCATCGACACCGTGCTGGCGCTGACCGAAGGTCGTGGTGGTGTGTTCACGGAAAAAGAATACGGCTACGCCTATCAACCCTGCGGGGATGAGCCGCGCGTTATCGCGCCCTTTAGCCGTACAGGTCGACCGATGCGGGCAAAGGTTGAAGCCGATCACTTCGTACCGCCTCAGGACGGAGCATTCTGGCGGGCACAGGTTGCCGACCTCGAAACGTTCCTGGCCAGACAACCCGATGCGACGTTCCGCGATGACATTTGGCCCGCCTTATTACGGATTGCAGATAGCACGCTTGAAATGACGCCGGGAACGTCGGCAGCATTCTTCGCCGATTGGCAAGGGGCAGCATTCGACGCCGAGCGGTGTCGCTATGAACTGCGTATGGGTTATGCCGTTGCGGTTGGTGCCATGCCGCCTGACATATGCTGGGCTCTGGGCGAAGCCTGGCGGCGGTGCTACCCTGTGCTTGTCCGGTGGATCAGCCACAGGGAGCTTTCTACGAGGGACGCGACCCGCTTCCGCAACGCCGCTGCCGAAATGGAGCGGCTGGCGTTCGGGCCGCCCGCACAAAACGTAGGTAAACTGATCTGTTTAGAAGAGGCGGGGCTGGTTAGTTTTGAGCATTTGTCTGGCGATATGTCGGCCGATATCACCATCGATGCCACAATCCCACCCGCAGGTGGTGCGGCGCTGTCACAGCCGCTAACAGATTTGTTGCGCAACGACTATGTGAGCGTTGGGGCTTTGGGAGGAGTCATTGTAAATGACCGGGCGCAAGCGCTAATTGATGACATCGTGACACCCGGTCTGTCGATAATAGGGCGCGCGACTGAGGGCAGCGTACTGGGCAACGATACGCTGTCGCGCACTTTGCACGATTTGCCGATACGATGGGCGGCACATGCCACAAGCGTAACTGCTGTACCTGCACACCCCGGATTGGAGCAAACCGCGTGA
- the sbnA gene encoding 2,3-diaminopropionate biosynthesis protein SbnA, which yields MNVQSKIDFAAIIPTQRIAHNVLDLVGQTPMVRLHRYLDLTDVNLIAKVEALNPGGSAKDRPARYMIERALADGRLSPGDTVVESSSGNMGIGLAQTCAVHNLKFICVVDPNAQAQNVAIIRALGGKIELVEAAIDGDFLAARLERVAELLRASPDRFWPNQYANTDNPAAHEAGTISEIDAALPDQIDYLFVACSSTGTARGCRDYLRRMGRKTKVVAVDAEGSTLFDGVAGPRKISGMGAGRVPELAKGQSFDNVIRVADITCVTGCRRAVAREGFLVGGSGGGVLEAVRSMQDKLRGKTAVAIIHDSGARYLGTVFDPDWVERELGVPEDQVLALAGLETSVA from the coding sequence ATGAACGTTCAGTCAAAAATAGATTTTGCCGCCATTATCCCGACCCAGCGCATCGCGCACAACGTGCTAGATCTGGTCGGTCAAACCCCGATGGTGCGCCTGCATCGATATCTCGATCTGACAGATGTTAATTTGATCGCCAAGGTTGAGGCGCTGAATCCCGGTGGCAGTGCCAAGGATCGTCCAGCTCGTTATATGATTGAGCGCGCCCTTGCTGATGGTCGCTTGTCGCCGGGCGATACGGTCGTGGAATCGTCTTCCGGCAACATGGGCATCGGACTGGCGCAGACCTGTGCTGTTCACAACCTGAAATTCATCTGCGTCGTAGATCCCAACGCTCAGGCGCAGAACGTTGCGATCATCCGCGCTTTGGGTGGCAAGATCGAGCTGGTCGAGGCTGCTATCGACGGTGATTTCCTCGCCGCACGTTTGGAACGGGTGGCCGAGTTGCTTCGGGCATCGCCAGATCGGTTCTGGCCGAATCAATATGCCAATACCGACAATCCGGCAGCACATGAAGCCGGCACAATCTCGGAGATTGATGCGGCTTTACCCGATCAGATCGACTACCTTTTTGTTGCATGCTCCAGCACCGGCACCGCGCGCGGCTGTCGCGATTACCTTCGCCGCATGGGACGCAAGACCAAAGTGGTTGCTGTGGATGCTGAAGGCAGTACACTTTTTGATGGCGTCGCCGGGCCGCGCAAAATCTCAGGGATGGGGGCTGGTAGGGTGCCGGAACTTGCCAAGGGGCAGAGCTTTGACAATGTCATCCGCGTGGCTGATATCACCTGCGTTACAGGGTGCCGCCGGGCTGTTGCGCGCGAAGGTTTTCTGGTTGGCGGCTCAGGTGGCGGCGTGCTTGAGGCGGTGCGCAGCATGCAGGACAAGTTGCGCGGCAAGACTGCCGTTGCAATCATCCATGATTCCGGCGCGCGCTATTTAGGGACTGTTTTCGATCCCGATTGGGTGGAGCGGGAATTGGGCGTTCCAGAGGACCAGGTGCTGGCGTTGGCTGGGTTGGAAACTTCGGTGGCGTGA